The genomic interval ATAACAATTGGAGCAGCGAATTGCTCAAGAACAGCAAGAGGAATTAAGAATAACCTCGGTTAGGAGTGAATCTTGGAAAGGGGGCGCTTAAACGTGAAAAGAAGAGAATTTTTCCGGAATCTCTGTGTAGTGGCACTTATCAGCGGGTTGGTTTTTATCCAGAGTCTATCCAGTGAGGCAGGGGTAAAGGGGCCCTGTTCCGAGTGTCATACCATGCACAACAGCCAGGATGGAGCGGTGGTTAATGAGGTTAACGGCCAGGAATTGGAGGCTCAGTCGTTTTTGATCAAGGGAGCCAATCTGAATCTGGGAAATCCCTGCCTTGGCTGCCATAAAAGAAATGCGAGCGGCCAATATTTTAAGGATCCGGCGAAGGAGAATCCGGAGACGAAGGAAAATACCGATGCCCCTCAGGTCAATGTCAATCTCGAATCGACCGATGGTAAAATGTCGGCTGCGGGGACCTATTACTATGTAGCGAAAGACAAAACCGAGAGGGATGGGAAATCCTGCCGCAAGGGGCATAATGTCGCGGGCATGGAGGACGATAACAGCGGCAATGAAGATGAGCTGCTGGGAGTCATTCCTCCCGGCGGAACGGAAGATTGCATCAGGAGCGATGTCAGTAATCAGTTGACCTGCGCGGGAGCGTCCGGCTGTCACGGGAACAGGAATATATCGGATCCGCTGGCTTCGATCAAGGGCGGGCATCACAGTCCGGCCACTAATAGCTATGAGGGCCGGTATCGGGATGGAAACACGGTAGCCAGCAGTTATCGCATGCTCTATCATGTCAGGGGAAGAGTTGCCAGTAACTGGGAATATGGGGACCATGCTGATAAATTCCTCGAGCAGATCGATCTGAGTGGCGAAGATGTAAATATTTATCAGGGAACTGATAAGGGGGTCCAGGGTGATAAAAGAGACCCCGGCCCGGACCGCTCGATTAACGGCTTTTGTGGTGAGTGTCATGGATGTGCCAGCGATACGACCGGAAATGGTTTTCACAGCCTTGAAGGTTTGAAGGGATCCAGCCAAAGCGAAATGAGCTCTCCCTGGAAACGGCATCCGACCGATATCGTCATGAAGCAAAATACTGCCTATTGGAACTATCCGGGTGTCGATGGCAAGGACTATTCACAGGAAGTGCCGGTTGGTTTTGCCAAGATCACTAAGACCGGCTCGGTGAATGAACTCCAGAAATCAGAACGGGTTGTCCTCTGCGTATCCTGTCATAGGGCACACGGATCACAGTATGATGATTCTCTGCGATGGGACTACAATGAGATGCGAACCACTTCAACCAAGGGGGATGGCTGTTTCCGGTGTCATACGGATAAGTATAACAGGCAGGATTAATACATTTCCTTCGGCAGGATTTTTCGGATACTATTTTATACTTAGTAGTGCTCAAGAAGTAGAGATGGATGAGAAATTTGTACCTAAGAAGGCAGTATGTAAGAGTATTATTTACATTCTTATGTGCTGTGTGGGATTTCCCTCCTTTGCTGTCGCCGGGGGGGGGGCAGGTATCAGGACGGAGTGGCTTTTCGATGTGCGGGGAATCCAGAAAGGTCACTCCTTCAATCATCCTCTGGGAATATTCCTGGATAACTCTCAAAAGAAGATTTATATTGCAGATACAGATAACCGGGAGGTGGCCGTATTCTCCCTTTCGGGAGAACCATTAGGCATACTCCGGACTGAGCGTCCGCTTTCCCGCCCGCTGGGGGTGTTGAGCGATGCGGAGGGGAAAATTTATATCAGCTATCGGGATAAAGAATGCCTGGAGATTTTCGATGCCGGGGGAAAATTTCTCTCCTCCCTTCCCTCCCCTGAATTGCTGAAGGATCATGGATTTTCAGCAGGAAAGTTCGTGCTGGGTCCGGGAGGCAGGATATATGCAGTCAATCGAAAAACCGGCGAAATCTGGGTGTTTGAGCGGAATGGATCTTTAGCCTTCCGCTTTGGCGGCAGAGGATCGGGGAAAGGCAAATTTCAGCTTATCACCGACATCTTCTTTCGGGAAGGAAAGATTTACCTGAGCGATTCTCAGGGGATTCCCGTGCAGGTATTCAGTCTGGAAGGCAAGTATCTCGGCTCCTTCGGAAGGCATGGTCAGCACGAGGAAGACTTTTCTTTTCCCCAGAGCATTTGTGTAGACCGACATCAGAGGATATGGGTAGTGGATGCTTTCCGCCACCGGATCAAGGTATATGATCAGGAGGGTAACTATTTATCCGGCTTTGGCACTTATGGAACGGAAGCGGGGAAATTTTGTTTTCCCGTCGATCTTGACTTTGATGATCAGGACAGGATATATATATTAGAAAAAAGCAGCAATAGATTTCAGGTATTTCAGATTGAGGGAAAACAGGGATTAGAGACAGGGCAAGGAGAGAAGACGAAACATGTAGATAAAAGATAAGAGAAAACATGGCGTGCTGTTGGAAGAAGTAGTAGGTGATGGATAATTAGCAAGTTAGGTAAGAGTGCTCCCCCTAAATTAATGGCATATATTGCTCTTTTGGAATTAGACGTGAAGAAAGCGGTCTCTATCATTGTATTCTGCGGTATTTGTATAATTTTCCCTCTTTCTCTTGCTCGCGCAGGGAACTACCATATCAAAGGCCAGAACCTGAACTGTTATGACTGTCATACTCTCCATTTCAGTCAGGATGGCGCTACTCCACAGGTTCCTGACGGAGCGCGGCCCTGGGGAGAAGGACCGCAGGATTACCTTTTAAAAAATACCACTTCCGAAATGTGTCTCATGTGCCACGATGGTTATAACCTCGAGGCACCGAATGTCATGTATTCCACCTCCCGCGATTACCAAAGCTCAGCCGGTTATCTCGGTGAAGAGAAAAACGCCGACAGCGGAGTCTTCGGCCACACCCTGAACAGTCCCAACCCTCCCCCCGGGTATCAGGGAACATGGAACAGGACCCTGTCCTGTACTTCCTGTCACGATCCTCATGGCAATTCATATTATCGGAATCTTCGGCCAAAACCTTTAGCTGATTCTGCAAATTCTCCAGTGACGTATTTTATCGGCACGTCGGTGAGTGGAAATGAAGACAAGGGTATTCAGATCGCGGTTGATAGTGCCGATGCTTCCTCCTCACCCTATGATTTGACAAAAATCATTTACCGGCAGGAAGGAGAGGCAGGAGAGGATACGGTGGGGCTTTCCTTCTGGTGTGCCGGATGCCATCCGGCTTTCAATCAGCGGGGTGATGTCCAGGGGACAAGAACACTCCATCCGACCTATGGTATCACCATGTCCCAGGCCAAGCCCTCCATCAGCCAGTGGTGGTCAGCTACTGCCTCCGGGCCCCCGACCCGGCCTCCGACCGTAACGTCATCATCAGATACGGACCGGGGATCGGACCGCCCCTTTTGCGGGAGCTGTCATAAGGCTCATGGATCAACCCACCGCTACGGGCTGCTGTGGGAAAACCCTGCCAGTCCCGATCGAGAGGGGGGGCAGTATATGCGGGATACCTGTCAGGCCTGCCACCATATCGGGAACGGGCACTATGAATCCAGTCCGCACGCTGATCCAAATTTCGGGGTCTATCGGGTACCGGAATTCGGCAGGGGTGAGTGCGAGCAATGCCACCGGCAGCATGGCACCGCGAACAACCCTCAGGGCAATGCTCATAACCTGTTCGCCGAGAGCAATAAATCTTTTTGCCTGACTCCCGGATGTCACTGGGAAGTCCCGGCATCCTATCCGCTTTCGGAAGAAAAACTGCCGCAGGGGGCCAAAGCCCGGATCAGCCTGACGGTAGATGCCGGCAATGATCGGGCCTTTCTCGGCTACTTTGAGCTGAATTCTGAAATCAACAATACAGCGGTACGGCTCGGCGGCCTCCAATACCGGGGTAGGTGGCCGGGAGCTTTGGCCTACAATAACGAGCAATATTCTCCTCACGGCAGGGAAAACGGGGCCATGCCCAACGAGGGTTCCTGCATGAACTGCCACAGCCCTCATGGTACCGAGAGCCGGTTTGATATGCTCCAGTTGCCCTATGAAGGAACCTCAGGATCAGGCATTGCAGGGGCGGACAATTATGAGCTGTGCCTGAGCTGCCATAGTGAGAATGGGCCGAGCGGCATGAGGCCGGAAACGAAAAGAATCGCTGACTACTACAGCCAGGATGACCTGTACTCAGGCCATAAGATCAAAAGTGACGGCGGTTTCGCCAGACCAGGGGATAAACTGGCCTGCTCAAACTGCCATAACCCGCATGGTTCAATGGGCAATAACCAAAGCGGACCAAACCTCCATCTTCTTTCCGACGAGCGGCCGGGCTGGCGGGAGCTCGACACCCTGAATGATCCGAATTCTTCCCGCAGGTTCTGCTTTGGCTGCCATGTTCCCTCGAATAAGCCTGAAGTCAAGTCCGTCGTGGAAGGGATTACCATGAAGCCGATTCCCGACTTCGCTGAGCACCGGGATGGAGAGGGATCGACAGAGAGTTGTCACAGTTGTCATGGCAGCAGCTACGATGCCCCTGATTCGGAAAACGTTCATCATCTCTCACCAGGCAGTTGTGATAAATGCCATGCGGATCAGGGAGCCTGGCAGGCCAAAAAGTACAGCGGCCCCCATGCCTATCATACGGATAAATACGCCTTTGCCTGTGAGGTTTGCCATGCACGAATGAACCATACAGCCGGCAAGGCCATTCATGGCAATGGCAAAGCGCCCGGATCGAATTGCCAATATGCGCAAGTTTGCTTCCACGACGGGTCTGATTCAATCGAGTGGAAAAATCAGATTCTCCACCAAAAAACCTACCGATACCGATCGTTGTATCACAATCCATATCTCGACAATGCCGGGATTACGCCAGGTTATGATGCCTCAACCTATGACCTGCCCGATACCTGCAAGGAGGATCCCATTGATCCCAATCGGGTTTTCTGGACCGATCAGAGCACCTTCAGCGGGCATAATTCGTGCAGTACTGTCTGGTGCCACAGTAATGCCAATCCGCTCAGTCTGCCGAACCATCCGCGGGAGAACAGCTATCAGGCTAACCCGTCTTTCGCCCTGACCTGGGACGATCACAACGCAAATCGGTGCAATAATTGTCATGGCTTTATTGATCTCGATCAGCCAGCTGACACCTGGCAGCTTTCCTCGTACCATCGAAAGCATATCGTAGTCACTACCCCGAATAAAGACACAACCGGCATGGCCAAGATCCTGTGCACCAAGTGTCATGCCGGAACCTGCACGGATAACGAAAACACCATCCGGGAAGATATCGGGTATGCGAACCACGTCAATGGGAAAAAAGACATAATTTTTGCCGATCCCAATGGAAAATATGCCGCTGATCGCACCTGTAGTGTAAATTGCCACAGCCGTGACGGGAGGCTCCTTTCCGTTTCCTGGGAAGAGCAGAATCCCGAATCGGTCTGCGGCACCTGTCACGATGTTTTCGGTCCCGGCAGGACGATTTCCAAGGACGGGCATGCTGTTCACCTGATTTCCGACCGGGGACCCGGTCCCCATTCACCGGAGCAGTGCAATGACTGTCATACCTCGCACGACGATCCGGCCCATTGCAACGGGGTGCCAGACTTCAAGGATGGCCAGACCCTGGCTCAGACCTCGGTGTGCGATAAGTGCCATAGCCCTGGAGGCGACTATGATGGAGTGAACGATCCTTCCATCGGGGCCAAAGCCAATTGGAAATCCGGCGGTGTATATGTCCAGGCTCCTGACGGGAAACTGGAGCTTAGGGGGGGCAGGGAGAAATGGTGTGTCGGCTGCCATGATAAGGAGCCTGCCGCCAGCCGCAGCGACGGTTCCGGCGTGAGTGCACCGAACGTGGCCGGAGATGAAACCGCTCTTACTCAATACGGGAGAGGGTATGGCTATTTCGTAACCGGTCATGGTCTGGAAGAAGGCAAGTCCTATCCGGGCTCGGAGGA from bacterium carries:
- a CDS encoding cytochrome c3 family protein, with translation MKRREFFRNLCVVALISGLVFIQSLSSEAGVKGPCSECHTMHNSQDGAVVNEVNGQELEAQSFLIKGANLNLGNPCLGCHKRNASGQYFKDPAKENPETKENTDAPQVNVNLESTDGKMSAAGTYYYVAKDKTERDGKSCRKGHNVAGMEDDNSGNEDELLGVIPPGGTEDCIRSDVSNQLTCAGASGCHGNRNISDPLASIKGGHHSPATNSYEGRYRDGNTVASSYRMLYHVRGRVASNWEYGDHADKFLEQIDLSGEDVNIYQGTDKGVQGDKRDPGPDRSINGFCGECHGCASDTTGNGFHSLEGLKGSSQSEMSSPWKRHPTDIVMKQNTAYWNYPGVDGKDYSQEVPVGFAKITKTGSVNELQKSERVVLCVSCHRAHGSQYDDSLRWDYNEMRTTSTKGDGCFRCHTDKYNRQD
- a CDS encoding 6-bladed beta-propeller; this translates as MCCVGFPSFAVAGGGAGIRTEWLFDVRGIQKGHSFNHPLGIFLDNSQKKIYIADTDNREVAVFSLSGEPLGILRTERPLSRPLGVLSDAEGKIYISYRDKECLEIFDAGGKFLSSLPSPELLKDHGFSAGKFVLGPGGRIYAVNRKTGEIWVFERNGSLAFRFGGRGSGKGKFQLITDIFFREGKIYLSDSQGIPVQVFSLEGKYLGSFGRHGQHEEDFSFPQSICVDRHQRIWVVDAFRHRIKVYDQEGNYLSGFGTYGTEAGKFCFPVDLDFDDQDRIYILEKSSNRFQVFQIEGKQGLETGQGEKTKHVDKR